From the genome of Dehalococcoidales bacterium:
CGATGTTTCGCCATGACTTGAGCCGCTCCGGCAGTAACGACCCCGGTGGACCCTTACCGCAAGGGACGCTGAAATGGGTTTTCTCGACGCCGGCTCCAATAGACTCATCGCCGGTAGTTGCGGATGGCACTGTCTATGTCGGCTCAAGGGATTTCAAGTTCTACGCCGTAGATACCGCCACTGGCACCAAACGCTGGGAATACCAAACGAGTGGCTGGGTGACCTCCTCAGCGGCAGTGGTCAATGGTGTCGCCTATTTCGGCTCAAATGACGGCAGGCTCTACGCCCTTAACGCCGATAGCGGTGAAAAACTGTGGGACTTCAAAACTCAATATGCGATTTCGTCTTCGCCGGCGGTAGCCGGTGGCATCGTTTATTTTGGCGCTGACGATTTTCATATCTATGCCCTGGACGCGGCAACGGGCATAAAGCTCTGGGATTTCGAAGCGGAAGCACCTATCGTCTCATCACCGGTAGTGGCCAACGGTATCCTTTACGTAGGGTCGAGTGACTTCGGCTATGCCTTAAACGCATTGACCGGAAAACCACGCCTTCGTTTTAAGGCATACTATACGGTGGTATCTTCTCCGGCGGTACTCAATGAAGTAATTTATTTCACCAACTCTTACGGCTACTTATTCGCCCTGAATGGCAATGCCCGGAATTGGCCCAGAGAGAATGAGCTTACTCCTTACTGGCTGCAACTATGGTTTATGGGTATACCCGGAGTGCCTTTCCCCCCACCCCAATCCGGCTTTCTCTGGGGACTCATCGTAGATAGAGCCGTCATTTCCTCTCCCGTAGTGATGAATGACACCATCTACACCAGTTCCAACAACAAGCTATTCGCTATTGACCTTCAGAAACAAGAAAAACGCTGGGAATTCGAAACTACCGCGACGATAGGTTCCCTCGGTTCCCCACCCGCCGTGTTAAATACCACACTCTACATCGCTAGCAAAGACGGATGGCTCCTGGCTCTGGATACCGCCAGCGGTGCTAAGCTCTGGGACATCCCCGTTGGAGAGGGGAGTACATCATCCCCCACCGTAGCTGACGGAACGATTTATATCGGCTCGCTTGACGGTAACCTCTACGCCATCAAATAGCCTAGGCGGAACCAAGCAGACACCAGCCCAACCGGCAACCCATTATAAAGATAAATGGGCTTATATCCTTTGGAGTCTTCTTCTCCTTCTCTCCGCCACCTTAAGGCGAGCTACAGCGCGGCGTAGTGCCGCTTCAGCCCGCGCGATATCAACCTCGGGAGTGGGATGAATAAGCCTCTCTTGAGCACGCCGTTTGGCCTCCTCAGCGCGAGCTAAATCAATTTCCTCGTCTCTTTCCGCCGATTCCGCCAGAACGATAACCCTGTCCGGACGCACCTCAAGGAAACCGCCAGAAATAGCTAAAGAATGCTCCTCTCCGCCTTGCCTCATACGCAGCTCCCCGGCCAGCAAGGTGGTCATCAAAGGGGCATGATGGGGCAGGATACCCAGCTGACCCTCAATACCCGGCGCAATAACCACATCCACCTCGGCCGAATAGACCACCCGTTCCGCAGTAACAACATCCAGTCTGATACCAGCCATGAGCCTATGCCCCCATTTTCTTCGCCTGCTCTACCGCATCATCTATCGTCCCCACCATATAAAAGGCTTGTTCCGGCAGAGCATCATGTTTACCTTCCAGAATCTCCTTAAAGCCACGCACTGTCTCCGCTATTGATACATACTTCCCCGGCCTGCCGGTAAAAATCTCGGTGACAAACATCGGTTGAGACAAGAATCTTTGTATTCGACGAGCCCGGGCGACAGTAAGTTTATCCTCATCACTAAGTTCCTCAATGCCCAGAATGGCGATGACATCCTGGAGGTCTTTATAGCGCTGCAGCACCTGCTGCACTTCACGAGCGACCCGATAGTGCTCCTCGCCGACAATATCAGGAGCCAGTATCCGCGAATTTGAGGTTAGCGGGTCAACCGCCGGATATAAGCCCTGCTCGGCAATGGACCTCTCCAGGGCAATAACGGCATCAAGGTGACCGAAGGTAGTTACCACTCCCGGGTCAGTATAATCATCCGCCGGAACGTAAACAGCCTGGAACGAGGTTATCGAGCCTTTCTTCGTCGAGGTAATCCTCTCCTCCAGTTCGCCAACCTCGGTAGCTAAAGTAGGCTGATAACCCACGGCTGAGGGCATCCGTCCCAGCAGCGCTGACACTTCCATACCGGCTAAGGTATAGCGGTAAATATTATCGATAAAGAGCAAAACGTCTTGATGCTCGACATCACGGAAATACTCTGCCATCGTTAATCCCGTCAACCCCACGCGCAGGCGAACCGCCGGTGGTTCATTCATCTGACCAAAGACCATCACCGTCTTATCAATCACCCCGGAAGCCTTCATTTCATGCCACAGGTCATTACCCTCGCGCGACCTCTCACCGATACCGGTAAAAACAGAGAAACCGCCATGCTCAGTGGCAATATTGCGGATTAGCTCCATAATAATCACCGTCTTACCCACTCCCGCCCCACCATAAGCCCCCACCTTACCACCCCTGGTGAAGGGAGTAATCAGGTCAACAACCTTGAGCCCGGTCTCCAGCATCTGGGTAGTAGTTTCTTGTTCCAGGAGCGTCGGCGGAGGACGGTGGATTGACCAGCGCTCCTCAGCTTTAACCTCACCAAGATTGTCTAATGCCTCACCGACAACATTAAACAGGCGCCCGAGGGTCGCTCGGCCTACCGGTACCGTCACCGGTGCCCCGGTATCCACAGCTTCGGTACCCCGTGCCAGCCCGTCGGTCGGTGATAACGCCAGACAGCGCACCCAGTTATTGCCGATATGTCCCTGGGCTTCAAGGACAATCTTGCTGCCAT
Proteins encoded in this window:
- a CDS encoding PQQ-binding-like beta-propeller repeat protein, translated to LIPLSIAFLGLYTFTDVMARPSQGINSDSAPGEWAMFRHDLSRSGSNDPGGPLPQGTLKWVFSTPAPIDSSPVVADGTVYVGSRDFKFYAVDTATGTKRWEYQTSGWVTSSAAVVNGVAYFGSNDGRLYALNADSGEKLWDFKTQYAISSSPAVAGGIVYFGADDFHIYALDAATGIKLWDFEAEAPIVSSPVVANGILYVGSSDFGYALNALTGKPRLRFKAYYTVVSSPAVLNEVIYFTNSYGYLFALNGNARNWPRENELTPYWLQLWFMGIPGVPFPPPQSGFLWGLIVDRAVISSPVVMNDTIYTSSNNKLFAIDLQKQEKRWEFETTATIGSLGSPPAVLNTTLYIASKDGWLLALDTASGAKLWDIPVGEGSTSSPTVADGTIYIGSLDGNLYAIK
- a CDS encoding F0F1 ATP synthase subunit epsilon; amino-acid sequence: MAGIRLDVVTAERVVYSAEVDVVIAPGIEGQLGILPHHAPLMTTLLAGELRMRQGGEEHSLAISGGFLEVRPDRVIVLAESAERDEEIDLARAEEAKRRAQERLIHPTPEVDIARAEAALRRAVARLKVAERRRRRLQRI
- the atpD gene encoding F0F1 ATP synthase subunit beta: MAKGKVVQVIGTVVDIEFPPDALPGLYHAIEIKGDGSKIVLEAQGHIGNNWVRCLALSPTDGLARGTEAVDTGAPVTVPVGRATLGRLFNVVGEALDNLGEVKAEERWSIHRPPPTLLEQETTTQMLETGLKVVDLITPFTRGGKVGAYGGAGVGKTVIIMELIRNIATEHGGFSVFTGIGERSREGNDLWHEMKASGVIDKTVMVFGQMNEPPAVRLRVGLTGLTMAEYFRDVEHQDVLLFIDNIYRYTLAGMEVSALLGRMPSAVGYQPTLATEVGELEERITSTKKGSITSFQAVYVPADDYTDPGVVTTFGHLDAVIALERSIAEQGLYPAVDPLTSNSRILAPDIVGEEHYRVAREVQQVLQRYKDLQDVIAILGIEELSDEDKLTVARARRIQRFLSQPMFVTEIFTGRPGKYVSIAETVRGFKEILEGKHDALPEQAFYMVGTIDDAVEQAKKMGA